The uncultured Bacteroides sp. DNA segment CTTGAAACGCTGAAAGACTCCATCGGAAGCAAAAAGCGTCTTGTTCGTAGAGATTCTATTGATGGTTTAATAACCAGATCGGGTGCGGTGGTGCTTTCCAAAAAAATAGGTGAAGGCGAAATTATATTAGTTAGTACTCCTTTGCTGTTTACCAATTACGGCATGCTTGATGGACACAATGCCGCCTTCTTGTTTCGTGTTTTGTCTACGGCTAAAGATCTCCCTCTTGTTCGAACGGAAGCCTATTCTCTCACTGCGCAAGGAGAACAGTCTCCTTTTCGCTATTTCTTATCTCGTCCTCCACTTCGCTGGGCATTGTATCTCACAGTCATTGTTTTGCTTCTCTTTATGGTATTTACGGCTCGGCGCAGGCAAAGAACAATTCCTGTGGTAAGGCCACCCGAAAATAAAAGGCTGGAGTTTGTTCAACTGATTGGAACGCTGTATTTTCAGAAGAAGGATTATGCTGATCTTGTGCGTAAAAAGTTTCTCTTCTTTGCCGAAACCTTGCGTAAGAACATTCAAATCAATGTGGAGAATGGTGAGGATGATGCTTGGCTTGCTGCTAAGATTGCAGCAAAAACCGGAATGGAGGAAGAGGGAATACACCAGTTTTTTGTTCGGATTCGCCCTGTGCTGCAAGAGGGGTGCAATGTCTCCGAAGGACAAATGAGAGAGCTTATTGATGAGATGAATAAGATAATCAATCATTTAAAAAGTATATAAATTAAAAGAAATCATATCGTATGGAAGAAAATGAAGCACGAACGGACCTGACTCTCTTCAATGAGAAGATAAAGGAATTGAAAGCAAGCATTGCTTCGGTCATTGTGGGGCAGGAGCGAACAGTCGATTTGGTGTTGACCACTATCTTGGCAAATGGACATGCGCTGATTGAAGGAGTGCCGGGAGTAGCCAAGACCTTGTTGGCCAAACTGACAGCCCGTTTGATTGAAGCCAACTTCAGCCGCATTCAGT contains these protein-coding regions:
- a CDS encoding DUF4350 domain-containing protein, yielding MKSSHLFILFILLFLGVMVWTEYHLPKQFIWTPTFSRYDKQPFGCAVFDDVLSSSMPAGYSLSKETFYQISTNDTTSRRAILAVTQDIDLKQVDVAAVMRLAGRGNKLILASSSFSSLLCDTLGFGMSYSYFNPSSLKRQASSMLLTRDTLQWVGNSTYASQIYSFYSQLCAGFFTKSDSTFQMLANNRLTRREEIASHMLETLKDSIGSKKRLVRRDSIDGLITRSGAVVLSKKIGEGEIILVSTPLLFTNYGMLDGHNAAFLFRVLSTAKDLPLVRTEAYSLTAQGEQSPFRYFLSRPPLRWALYLTVIVLLLFMVFTARRRQRTIPVVRPPENKRLEFVQLIGTLYFQKKDYADLVRKKFLFFAETLRKNIQINVENGEDDAWLAAKIAAKTGMEEEGIHQFFVRIRPVLQEGCNVSEGQMRELIDEMNKIINHLKSI